A window of Parambassis ranga chromosome 10, fParRan2.1, whole genome shotgun sequence contains these coding sequences:
- the pfdn6 gene encoding prefoldin subunit 6 yields the protein MGETIKKKFEAELEKYTVLQKDVSKSMSARQKLETQLTENNIVKEELDLLDSSNTVFKLIGPALVKQDLDEAKATVIKRLEYINGEIQRYEALLKDLEKKSEQHREVLCSLQQEVQKAQGHALGKV from the exons atgggcGAGACGATTAAAAAGAAATTCGAAGCGGAATTGGAAAAATATACAGTGTTACAAAAAG ATGTTAGCAAGAGCATGTCAGCCAGGCAGAAGCTGGAGACGCAGCTGACAGAGAACAACATTGTTAAAGAG GAGCTGGATTTGCTGGACAGCTCAAACACGGTTTTTAAACTCATTGGCCCAGCGTTAGTGAAGCAAGACCTGGATGAGGCCAAAGCAACGGTCATCAAAAGGCTGGAGTATATCAACGGAGAGAT TCAAAGATATGAAGCACTCCTGAAGGACTTGGAAAAGAAATCTGAACAACACAGAGAAGTCTTGTGCAGTTTACAGCAAGAGGTTCAGAAAGCGCAGGGCCATGCGCTTGGCAAAGTCTAA
- the mmgt1 gene encoding ER membrane protein complex subunit 5 — MASSLWKGVVGVGLLALAHAAFSAAQHRSYMRLTEKEHETLPIDIVLQTLLSFVMTCYGIVHIAGEFKDMDASSELKTKTFDTLRNHPSFYLFNHRGRVLFHSPEEEPSSVRNQQALPNPIRLRKLEHLH, encoded by the exons ATGGCCTCGTCGTTGTGGAAAGGTGTTGTCGGTGTCGGACTATTAGCTCTAGCTCATGCGGCTTTTTCAGCAGCACAAC ATCGATCTTACATGCGGCTCACAGAGAAGGAGCATGAGACGCTACCAATTGAC ATTGTGTTGCAGACCTTATTATCTTTTGTGATGACCTGTTACGGTATTGTCCACATTGCTGGAGAATTTAAAGACATGGATGCTTCCTCAGAGCTCAAAACCAA GACTTTTGACACACTGAGGAACCACCCATCCTTTTATCTTTTCAATCATCGGGGTCGGGTGCTATTCCATTCACCAGAGGAGGAGCCATCTTCTGTACGCAACCAGCAAGCTCTTCCTAACCCCATACGACTACGCAAGCTGGAGCATTTGCACTGA
- the ints6l gene encoding integrator complex subunit 6 — protein MCELSGCTIGHMWITVFFRKAYNCGFTFKMPILVFLLDTSASMNQRTYLGTTYLDIAKGAVEVFMKLRARDPASRGDRYMLVTFDDPPYGVKAGWKENHATFMCELKNLQASGLTTLGHALRTAFDLLNLNRLVSGIDNYGQGRNPFFLEPSVIITITDGNKLTHTSGVPDELHLPLNSPLAGSELTKEPFRWDQRLFALVLRLPGAATSDNEQLGSVPTDESAITQMCEVTGGRSYCVRTQRMLNQCLESLVQKVQSGVVINFEKTGPDPPLVGEDNSVDSSRPVSSFNPQPWHSCHKLIYVRPNPKTGVPVGHWPIPESFWPDQNSPTLPPRSAHPVVRFSCVDCEPMVIDKLPFDKYELEPSPLTQYILERKSPHMCWQVFVSSSGKQSDIGQPFGYLKASTTLTCVNLFVMPYNYPVLLPLLDDLFKVHKLKANLKWRQAFEMYLKTMPPYYLLPLKKALRMMGAPNLIADTMDCGLSYSVISYLKKLSQQAKIESERLIVSVGKKAPQETGIKVKNHSSSLSLAHRRDFKQLLQGITGEGPLRLVDINFKEFAGFQIALLNKDVKPQTYRNAYDIPRRNLLDQLTRMRSNLLRTSMKLIRGQDEDYLHSIPVAQMGNYQEYLKMMPSPLREIDPDQPKRLHTFGNPFKQDKKGMMIDEADEFVAGPQNKKRGNSSDSNSAASMKRRRSMSPLLRRPQTPVGNNHTAAGKCVAGVQGQQNLVKTIPQHKGVDGNNMVVPDSNGDSILGLDSTENWPAELDTETGSPASPSLEDKAGTGAVIRVEDISMTEETQAEDPLDEPSLEEKHNCERLSPQNQLDGSEADSSVLETIFIPPLDGNQAELRTRIIKEVRKPGRTFEAILSLMKEVKGPANVQRYFIQHAIKEAIRFKKRVLIQQLEAILNKLEGNQATSIQLHNDHGSEGTRLIA, from the exons GCTGGTTGGAAGGAAAACCATGCAACTTTCATGTGTGAGCTAAAGAACCTGCAGGCGTCTGGGTTGACCACACTGGGCCACGCTCTTCGCACAGCCTTTGACTTGCTTAACCTTAACCGCCTCGTCTCGGGAATCGACAACTACGGACAG GGCCGTAACCCATTCTTCCTTGAGCCATCTGTGATCATTACTATTACTGATGGGAACAAGCTTACACACACCTCTGGGGTGCCAGATGAG CTGCACCTGCCTCTGAACTCTCCTTTGGCAGGCAGCGAGCTGACCAAAGAGCCTTTCCGATGGGACCAGCGTCTGTTCGCTTTGGTATTGAGGCTGCCAGGAGCAGCTACATCAGACAATGAGCAACTTGGTAGCGTCCCCACAGACGAGTCAGCcatcacacagatgtgtgaagtCACTGGAG ggCGATCATACTGTGTACGAACTCAGAGAATGTTAAATCAGTGTTTGGAGTCTCTGGTCCAAAAAGTTCAAAGTGGTGTTGTTATTAATTTCGAGAAGACTGGGCCAGATCCACCTCTTGTTGGGGAAG ATAACTCTGTGGACTCAAGCCGTCCCGTGTCATCCTTCAACCCACAACCTTGGCACAGCTGCCACAAACTTATCTACGTGCGACCAAACCCGAAGACGGGGGTGCCAGTGGGGCATTGGCCCATACCTGAGTCCTTCTGGCCGGACCAGAATTCCCCAACCTTG CCACCTCGCTCTGCTCACCCTGTGGTGCGCTTCTCCTGTGTGGACTGTGAGCCCATGGTGATTGACAAGCTTCCTTTTGACAAGTATGAACTGGAGCCCTCTCCACTCACCCAATACATTCTGGAAAGAAAGTCTCCACACATGTGCTGGCAG GTGTTTGTGAGCAGCAGTGGGAAGCAAAGTGACATAGGACAGCCCTTTGGATATCTTAAAGCCAGCACCACTCTCACCTGTGTTAACCTGTTTGTCATGCCTTACAATTACCCAGTCCTCCTCCCACTCCTAG ATGATTTGTTCAAAGTGCATAAACTAAAAGCGAACCTTAAGTGGCGACAGGCCTTTGAGATGTACCTGAAGACGATGCCTCCATACTACCTCTTG CCCTTAAAGAAGGCGCTGAGGATGATGGGAGCTCCAAACCTTATTGCCGACACCATGGACTGTGGCCTGAGTTACAGTGTCATTTCTTACCTGAAGAAGCTGAGTCAGCAG GCAAAAATCGAGTCGGAACGTCTCATTGTGTCGGTGGGTAAAAAGGCTCCTCAAGAAACAGGCATAAAAGTGAAGAACCACTCCAGCTCCCTTTCCTTGGCCCATCGGCGAGACTttaagcagctgctgcagggcaTCACAGGGGAGGGCCCGCTTCGCCTGGTGGACATCAACTTTAAGGAGTTCGCAGGCTTCCAGATTGCCCTGCTCAACAAG GATGTAAAACCTCAAACGTATCGTAATGCCTATGACATCCCAAGACGGAACCTTCTGGATCAGCTCACCAGAATGCGCTCCAACTTGCTGCGGACATCAATGAAACTGATCCGAGGCCAAGATGAGG ACTACCTGCACAGTATTCCAGTGGCTCAGATGGGAAACTATCAGGAGTACCTGAAAATGATGCCGTCTCCTTTGAGAGAAATTGACCCTGATCAACCAAAACGGCTGCACACGTTTGGGAATCCTTTCAAGCAGGACAAGAAG ggGATGATGATCGATGAGGCAGATGAGTTTGTAGCAGGCCcccaaaacaagaaaagagGAAATTCCAGTGATTCCAACTCTGCTGCTTCTATGAAGAGAAGGCGAAGTATGTCTCCGCTGCTGCGGCGGCCACAGACTCCAGTAGGGAACAACCATACGGCGGCGGGAAAGTGTGTAGCTGGGGTTCAGGGGCAGCAGAACCTGGTCAAAACCATTCCACAGCACAAAG GAGTGGATGGGAACAACATGGTGGTCCCTGACAGCAACGGTGACAGCATTCTTGGTCTTGACTCTACCGAGAACTGGCCGGCTGAGCTAGACACTGAGACGGGAAGTCCGGCTTCACCAAGCTTAGAGGACAAGGCTGGGACAGGAGCAGTGATTCGGGTGGAGGACATCAGTATGACGGAGGAGACGCAGGCAGAAGATCCTCTTGATGAGCCGTCATTGGAGGAAAAACACAACTGTGAACGTCTGAGTCCACAGAACCAGCTGGATGGTTCTGAAGCTGACAGTTCAGTGCTCGAGACCATATTCATACCCCCACTAGATGGCAACCAAGCAGAGCTTCGGACGCGGATCATCAAAGAGGTCCGCAAACCCGGACGGA CCTTTGAAGCAATACTCAGTCTAATGAAAGAGGTGAAAGGGCCAGCCAATGTACAAAGGTACTTCATCCAACATGCCATCAAAGAAGCTATCAG GTTCAAGAAGCGGGTACTGATCCAGCAGCTAGAGGCTATCCTCAACAAATTAGAGGGGAATCAGGCAACATCCATACAGCTTCACAATGACCATGGCAG TGAGGGAACAAGACTCATTGCCTGA